Part of the Lolium rigidum isolate FL_2022 chromosome 6, APGP_CSIRO_Lrig_0.1, whole genome shotgun sequence genome, TTTCTGTACTGTGTGTGATGTGATTCAGTCCTGTACGTGTGGCTTCTTGCTGCTCTGTTTCTTGGAACGCACTCTGTTTCTTGTGCACGCTCTGTTCTTCTAACATGATCGCGCAATGGCAACAGGTGCTGAGGGCGGTCTCCGCGTCGAGGAGGGAggcgatggcggcggaggaggagaacCGCGCGCTGTCCGCGTCGAGGATCGCGCCGCTCTCGCTGCAGCTGGACGAGCGCCGCGCCGCCGACGCCAGGCTCAGCGGCTTCAACGGCTTCCGCGGCCTCCTCTACGCGCTGCACAACGCCAGCTCCCTGCTCCTGCTCATCCTCGCGGGAGGCGCCTGCGCGGCCGGGTCTCCCTGCTCGTCCGCCGACGGCACGGACAACGCAAGCGGCGGGTTCATGGCGTCCATCGCGACGCTGCAGAAGCGGATGGCGGAGGAGGCCGACGACGGCAGGACGATCAGGATGGACGAGTTCCggagcgcgcgcgcggcggcggaggcggcgcgggaggaggtggagcgCGCGGCCGCCGCGGCGGTCGCGGGCGGCTGCAAGCTGATCGACCAGGACGGGGCCGTGAAGGAGAAGGCGGAGGAGCTCAGGGCGTGGGTGGAGGTGCTCCGGGCCGGCACCGACGGGCTGGTGTGCCAGCTGGACGACTTCCTGGACGACATTGTGGAGGGCCGGAAGGAGCTGTCGGACCTCTGCAGCCACTGAACCTCCACGAATGATGATGATGGTTCCTGGAATCTTGTCGCCTGCCTGCCTGCTCGCAGTCGAGCGCGTGGTGGTGGTAGTGTACAAGTAAAGCAACGTCGCTCGACCCATAATAGTAGTACGTAGCCGTAGAGGAAGGACATGTTTAGCTAGCAGCAAGTAGTAGTGGCAGTGCCGGTCTGGGGATCGACGGAGAGTGTGTATGTCGCAGCATTTTGGTCAGGTCATCATTTTGTTGCTCCTTTCTTGCCATGTCTCTCTGCCATGAAAGGAGagacatgatgaggaagatggagaGATCTTGTTGTTGCAGGGGCAGCACAAGCAGTTGGGGAACGAAAGGCTGCTTTTTGTTTGCTCGCCTGGAGTGAGGTTGGCGTGTGTCGGACTGTTGCTGTAGCTACCTCAGCTAGGTGGTGTCTCTCACTCAGTCAGTCAGTCAGTCACAAGAGCGAAAGAAAGGATAGCTCAACTTTTCTTCTCCTCTTTGCACTTTTTTTTTGGTTTCCAGCTTCTCCTCATCCCAGCTTAAGCTTCAGCATCAAGAGTGTTTCCGCTAATTCCTGCCCAAGGAAGCATGGGCATATGCACGACAGCTACATCTCTACCAAACTGATTATTTTGCGTTATATAAGAAGCTGGAATCTAGGATGGTACGTCTCATGTTCATACCGGAACTAGTAGTAGCATGCTTAACTACAACTGGCTTCATCCTAGGACCCTTAATTAATAAAGGTCCTGTGATGATCGATGTGGTGATGGTGCTAGCTCGCCAACCTCAGGTGTAAGTCAAGTCACATCTCATCAACACTTGTGTTTGCCACTTACTAAGCAACTTCAACATCCATCCGTGATCCATTGGTGGCAAAAGCCAAAGGTATTGTGCATTTTCTTTTGCTTATCAGGctccgatcaccttttcttctgaTGAAGTGTGTTTTCTTACTTAAAAGTCTTAATCATTACAACAGATCTCAAATCCAaacatcaaaaaaataaaaataagaaagttCATTACAAGTAATCCTCTAAAAACTACAAAACCACCTAAGGAGATGAAGGGCCGATTCGTAGATTACATGTCATCCATGTTAgataaaatcataaaaatatcctCCGTCGTGTCCTCCAACCATGTAGACACTTTTATAAACATGACGTGATTCTCCACACGCTGAAGAGACAACCATGAAGGTGTTACcatcagaatttaaccaagtctggagatgggccgtgattaaattagCTTAGAGGATGTGCACGGAAGATatccccgaaccggccttgtacaagaagtttgggcaagattgcccgtgtatctgtaaattatagtaggatacgtgtcggttagaattaagagatagagtttagctcgtacacggttgggtttattcccaaattagaaagtctacggactataaatatgtatctagggttattgagaaaggaggacgatcacgttcacaacaaatcaatctaggcgcatcgccaccccttgtttcgagggtttctcccggtaagcatcatgtcgcctagatcgcatcttgcgatctaggcaagatacgtttattcgttgttggtgttgctcgtgctcgaagcctttttgatggcgagcaacaccctttatcttaggtgttttggggccgacgtcgatgctttcacgatgaacttgtttagctacgctgccctcgatatctagctgcccttacacctattttaggtgtaagggcagcatcttgcttgttcgttatttagtagatctaatccgttatagtttctccttgttcttcaaggattggtttgatatctgtatggttaggccttataaacgggttgaaggatccagtagtgcgtaaggtgcggtttattaagctctagagggattgttccggggatcaacttcacgttggtttttaggcctctttagggttggttctccatcatcttacgtatctgctaggctcaattacgcataggatgttccgattatacggtgaaaaccctagactatcgtagattaggtcagcttgatattgataaagcatgatccccatgtccttataaatctaacatgaaccatggggcaatcggctctttgagccgatccacgtaacaacttaagagccgatcggggctcgtatttaatgtttacgtgtttgacatgcaggaaactagtcgaagcaaaccatcaccttcccgaccaggtataggtcggtggcacgccctcgtaagcaccaggacgtgtgccagaaggcattacgggccgtcgcccgagggaccagggtcagccgcaatcctgggagcctcccggctctactgtgttgcccgtcgctgctcgccggtgggtttctgaccgcaacagtatctagggttattgagaaaggatgacgatcacgttcacaacaaatcaatctaggcgcatcgccaccccttgtttcgagggtttctctcggTAAGATCAtacgtcgcctagatcgcatcttgcgatctaggcagatacatttattcgttgttggtgttgctcgtgccgaagcctttttgatggcgagcaacaccctttatcttaggtgttttggggccgacgtcgatgctttcacgatgaacttgtttagctacgccgccctcgatatctagctgcccttacacctattttaggtgtaagggcaacatcttgcttgttcgttatttagtagatctaatcagttatagttgctccttgttcttcaaggattggtttgatatccgtatggttaggccttataaacgggttgaaggatccagtagtgcgtaaggtgcggtttattaagctctagagggattgttccggggatcaacttcacgttggtttttaggcctctttagggttggttctccatcatcttacgtatctgctaggctcaattacgcataggatgttccgattatacggtgaaaaccctagactatcgtagattaggtcagcttgatattgataaagcatgatccccatgtccttataaatctaacatgaaccatggggcaatcggctctttgagccgatccacggaacaacttaagagccgatcggggctcgtatttaatgtttacgtgttttccatgcaggaaactagtcgaagcaaaccatcaccttcttgaccaggtataggtcaggtggcacgccctcgtaagcaccaggacgtgtgccagaaggcattgcgggccgtcgcccgagggaccagggccagccgcaatcctgggagcctctcggctctactgtgttgcccgtcgctgctcgccggtgggtttctgaccgcaacagtatctagggttattgagaaaggatgacgatcacgttcacaacaaatcaatctaggcgcatcgccaccccttgtttcgagggtttctctcgggtaagcatcatgctgcctagatcgcatcttgcgatctaggcagtatacatttattcgttgttggtgttgctcgtgctgaagcctttttgatggcgagcaacaccctttatcttaggtgttttggggctgacgtcgatgctttcatgatgaacttgtttagctacgctgcccctcgatatctagctgcccttacacctattttaggtgtaagggcagcatcttgcttgttcgttatttagtagatctaatccgttatagttgctccttgttcttcaaggattggtttgatatccgtatggttaggctttataaacgggttgaaggatctggtagtgcgtaaggtgcggtttattaagctctagagggattgttccggggatcaacttcacgttggttttcaggcctctttagggttggttctccataatcttacgtatctgctaggctcaattacgcataggatgttccgattatacggtgaaaaccctagactatcgtagattaggtcagcttgatattgataaagcatgatccccatgtccttataaatctaacatgaaccatggggcaatcggctctttgagccgatccacgtaacaacttaagagccgatcggagctcgtatttaatgtttacgtgtttgccatgcagaaactagtcgaagcaaaccatcaccttcccgaccaggtataggtcggtggcacgccctcgtaagcaccgggacgtgtgccggaaggcattgcgggccgtcgcccgagggaccagggtcagccgcaatcctgggagcctcccggctctactgtgttgcccgtcgctgctcgccggtgggtttctgaccgcaacacattctggcacgcccggtgggacattctacagcaaccactacatcgacatctgcagcgaccatgtcaaaagctgcggatgaggtggtgggcgaaccagtcacgtacgcagatctgccggaggaacacaagaagaagtatgatgagatgaaagccatcttagaagccgatctcatcggctctttcatgaagacccgttcacatggcatcagatggaaagggttctcccctgaaggtgctctcgatgaagtagacctctctacctcttcgTAGGAACGCACCGCaagctctacgccaggagattaattacatggtagctcattccctacaccgccattctcgagagcttggtgaacgctttgagcgcgttgcggtccgagtggtgcaagagatcatgaagcatcagtactctccgtcaggacctaccctggggactcactagggagagataccactccagattagaccgccgctgccattcgcgctcgcAGCACCAGAACCGCcgcgttcaccggcgtacgtcgtctacaaggttggaggcgatcctagcgattgccaattcctatatgagccgcctaaggagataccacatggatacgtgtgcacatacgtgccagactgcaatgccttggcgcgcacaacCCAGgttgcaccaacagggatttctggagtagacgctgacaaacaagcatggttggctaaatatgctactggaacgagtcatgaaggctcaGTCCCTACAACTAGCACCATGGAGCAGAtctgcaccatcttgagagaccagttcggcatcttgccgaagaggaagacaatcggctattccaagccgtaccctgaagAGTATGatccgatcccgctgccacccaagtatcggctccctgaattctcaaaattcaatggagaagaaggatctagctcaatacagcacgtaagccgatatttggcacagctgggcttgatttcagtgtcagacccgttacgtgcactacaagaaaagttctgatagacaacgtctcaaaatcgtccgctaaggggtatttttcgtcgcctatgggcctaacccgacgatatgggttctgttgtggaaaccgcgtcaggcaaagtcctacgacgattttttcggtccgtcgcgcttgggcgcccttccgccacggaaaatcggaccgttgcccaagtgtttccgggagcccgttgactgctgacgtcatgcaaactgacacgtggcagacgccgttaactggctggcaccggcgttaaccggccgaaaccccgtggtagatggtaggcccacacgaggctcgccacgtcttaagcgggtcggcccattaagtttgcgggccgggccagcctgacttagtttgaccggtcaactatatagctgggccggtccattagttacgtgggccggcctaacctctaaggttgaccgatcaacactttaatgggccggcccactaagcatgtgggccggccgaatgcactcgtttgaccggtcaacgagcaaaagggccgcccacaagacatgtgggacccactttcctggtatcgggccggcccatttacaaagtggggtccatattaaagcaactgggccggcccaagaagttagtgggccggcccaattagcatgtgggtcccactttcctgctatcgggccggcccatttagtacgtggggtccaaattagatcaaatgggctggcccaacaagccagtgggccggccaaaagcaccggtgggtcccactttccagttaaagggtcggcccatttagtaggtggggtccaccatatagcaagtgggccggcccaacaagatagtgggccggccaaaacccaggtgggtcccactttcggctaaagggccggcccatttagtatgtggggtccaccatatagcaagtgggccggcccaacaagatggcgggccggccaaaaacacagtgggtcccactttctcgctaaagggccggcccatttagtatgtggggtccaccatatagcaagtgggcccgcccaacaagatggtgggccgggccaaaaaacacaggtaggtcccactttcgtcttaaagggccggcccatttagtatgtggggtccaccatatagcaagtgggccggcccaacaagctagtgggccgggccaaaaacactggtaggtcccactttcgtcttaaagggccggcccatttagtatgtggggtccactatatagcaagtgggccggcccaacaagatagtgggccggccaaaaacaccggtgggtcccactttcgtcttaaagggcctgcccatttagtatgtggggtccaccacaaaagcaattggccgGCCCAACTAGGtagcgggccggcccagcagtgggcggggtccaccttacaagcgagtgggccggcccaattagagtgtggggtccacaagaaatcaaatgggccggcccaataaataaGCGGGCCAACTtcgtttagttgttgtttatatgccggcgtaaaaggcgctttaggattttgtgggccagcacgtatgtgatttcgcttaattgggccgtttaagggatgggaattcgtgatttagatatcgagaatatttacgcaaagATTGATTtgctcggatagcctcacttaccacaagccccaaagaaaaaatgcgcgaaagaactataaaaactaactaaatattacatcgacCGCaaagctttgaaaaaatattacgtaacccggagaaattgaatggtaattaaacctagcaatacaatgaagcgatccggcaatcttttaagttgtccatgcagcacctatatccgaaacaaagacattacaagttaagacaggaacaat contains:
- the LOC124667709 gene encoding uncharacterized protein LOC124667709 → MVNAFFTTLARGLDELSGGGGGLSSLPALLRAAALLRGLHSQLTMLVGQLHLPPGGRWLDEYMDETARLWDACLAVKLGLAAVERYCAAASCAVSALDDWLQDPSPLSTRQVLRAVSASRREAMAAEEENRALSASRIAPLSLQLDERRAADARLSGFNGFRGLLYALHNASSLLLLILAGGACAAGSPCSSADGTDNASGGFMASIATLQKRMAEEADDGRTIRMDEFRSARAAAEAAREEVERAAAAAVAGGCKLIDQDGAVKEKAEELRAWVEVLRAGTDGLVCQLDDFLDDIVEGRKELSDLCSH